In Carnobacteriaceae bacterium zg-84, the genomic window TAATCTCTTTCTTATTCTTAACCAGCTTTTCTTCGCTCTAGTAACCTCTGTACCCTATCAAATGTACTTGGTGAAATAATAGCCTCGTGATTTCCTGTTACATAATATTGAGGTATTTCACCCTCATTCTTTTTCTTTTCCTTAGTCAAAAAATCAACTGTAAATGACTTTTGCAGCAGCGCATCTCCTTTATATTTCTCATTACTAAGTATTGCTGCAACTGTTCTCGCCGACCATTTCTTCTTCCCACCGGGTGTTAATGGCTGTATAATTTTTAGGGTTGATGGCATAAGCCAGCAACCCTAATTTTATGTAGACAAAAAGGCAATTTTCTCTAAATTAAAAGTACGACCAAATAATAAGGAGAAATTGCCTATGTCTAATATAACAGAAATCTTACTACAATTAAAGGATAAAAACATCACATTTGATCATGAAAACATATCAGAATGTGTCATTCGACATAAAAAATCATTAGTCTTATACGGTAAATTAACCTATACACCAGATTGTTGCCCAAATTGTCACGCAACCAATGGCATTGTAAAAAATGGAACACGTCAATCGCGACTGTCTTTATGCCAAATTTCAGGACTAAACGCCTATTTATCACTCACTAAACAACGTTTTTATTGTAAATCCTGTCAATCATCATTTACAGCGAAACACCTATTGTGGATAAGCATTGTTTTATCACAAACCGTTTAAAACAAAAGATAATGGACACTTTAACAGAAACCATTTCAGAAACCTACATCGCTAAACAACACAATGTATCTGTACATACGGTCAGACGTATTGTTGATAAGGTCGCCTCTACTTTAAAAGTAAATCACAACACGCAATTACCTCATCACTATGTTTTGATGAATTCAAGTCAGTAAAATCTTCTGATAGTGCCATGAGTTTTATCTATTGTGATGCACTGACTCATCAACTGATTGACGTTGTACACGACCGTAAATCCAGCACGCTATTAGACTACTTTGCTAGATACGATACCCAGACAAGAAAAGCTGTTAAAACAATTACGATTGATATGTTTCGCCCCTATATTCAGATCCAAGCAAGTATTTCCTAACGCA contains:
- a CDS encoding recombinase family protein; the encoded protein is MPSTLKIIQPLTPGGKKKWSARTVAAILSNEKYKGDALLQKSFTVDFLTKEKKKNEGEIPQYYVTGNHEAIISPSTFDRVQRLLERRKAG